One Mesorhizobium loti genomic window carries:
- a CDS encoding cell wall hydrolase SleB has protein sequence MFFESNRSSRDGMIAVGTVVMNRLRSGNHGSTICDVVGEPGQFAPGVMTRPMNSRAMPDVEEAADAVLKGERKAKLKNTMYFHTAGLHFPYKNMHYTMVAGGNAFYEKRGRNWQPLPDEPMVASVAPQVVKPAAPVTMVASAEPVSTAKTSRTAPAQQVFMTASVEPTRPAKAAVRTAPSQQVFMTAAAEPTRQPKTKTAPVQETYVTAAAAPTAKSARVTVKQTVVAMQEPMEEPDAARFGGTLNTKVISSVQGEPQEAAMGFQSTPENTDAIGAMIVSQGRPLEAN, from the coding sequence ATGTTCTTCGAATCCAACCGGTCGAGCCGCGACGGCATGATCGCCGTCGGCACGGTGGTGATGAACCGCTTGCGCTCCGGCAACCACGGCAGCACCATCTGTGACGTGGTGGGTGAACCCGGGCAGTTCGCGCCGGGCGTCATGACCAGGCCGATGAATTCGCGCGCAATGCCCGATGTCGAGGAAGCCGCCGACGCCGTGCTCAAGGGCGAGCGCAAGGCCAAGCTGAAGAACACCATGTATTTCCACACCGCCGGCCTGCATTTCCCCTACAAGAACATGCACTACACCATGGTCGCCGGCGGCAACGCCTTCTACGAAAAGCGCGGCCGCAACTGGCAGCCGTTGCCCGATGAGCCAATGGTTGCCTCGGTGGCGCCGCAAGTGGTGAAGCCCGCCGCGCCGGTGACGATGGTCGCCTCGGCCGAGCCGGTGAGCACGGCCAAAACGTCCCGCACCGCTCCGGCGCAACAGGTCTTTATGACCGCCTCGGTGGAGCCGACGCGTCCGGCCAAAGCCGCTGTTCGCACCGCTCCGTCGCAGCAGGTCTTTATGACTGCTGCTGCGGAACCGACACGTCAGCCCAAGACCAAGACCGCTCCGGTCCAAGAGACTTATGTGACCGCGGCTGCGGCGCCGACGGCAAAGTCGGCACGCGTGACCGTGAAGCAGACGGTGGTCGCCATGCAGGAACCGATGGAAGAACCGGATGCCGCCCGTTTTGGCGGAACCTTGAACACGAAGGTCATCAGTTCGGTTCAGGGGGAGCCGCAAGAGGCGGCGATGGGCTTCCAGTCGACGCCTGAGAACACCGACGCCATTGGCGCGATGATCGTCAGCCAGGGGCGGCCGCTCGAAGCCAACTGA
- a CDS encoding recombination protein RecR — MSKRIAGPEIERLIQLLAKVPGLGPRSARRAALHLIKKKEQLLSPLAAAMGEAADKVRICTTCGNVDTSDPCMICTDPRRDATTLIVVEDVSDLWALERAAAMNVRYHVLGGTLSPLDGIGPDQLNIRSLVDRVAGGEVKEIIIAVNATVEGQTTAHYLTDQLSGFDIKVTRLAHGVPVGGELDYLDEGTLAAALRSRTAF; from the coding sequence ATGTCCAAGCGAATCGCCGGTCCCGAGATCGAACGCCTGATCCAGCTGCTCGCCAAAGTGCCGGGGCTTGGCCCCCGTTCGGCCAGGCGCGCCGCCCTTCATCTGATCAAGAAGAAGGAACAGCTGCTGTCGCCGCTCGCCGCCGCCATGGGCGAGGCCGCCGACAAGGTGCGTATCTGCACGACCTGCGGCAATGTCGATACATCCGACCCCTGCATGATCTGCACCGACCCGCGCCGCGACGCTACCACCCTTATCGTCGTCGAGGACGTTTCCGATCTCTGGGCGCTGGAGCGGGCGGCGGCGATGAACGTACGCTATCATGTGCTCGGCGGCACGCTGTCGCCGCTCGACGGCATCGGCCCCGACCAGCTCAACATCCGCTCGCTGGTCGACCGCGTTGCCGGCGGCGAGGTCAAGGAGATCATCATCGCCGTCAACGCCACGGTCGAGGGCCAGACCACCGCGCACTACCTCACCGACCAGCTGTCCGGTTTCGACATCAAGGTGACAAGGCTGGCGCACGGCGTGCCGGTCGGCGGTGAGCTCGATTATCTTGACGAGGGCACGCTCGCCGCCGCGCTACGCTCGCGGACGGCGTTTTGA
- a CDS encoding transglycosylase: MGVARPLRLALLSFLAVILAVILIAPASAAKIDDQFRTWLQNDLWPEAKAKGISKQTFDAAFDGIKPNLKLPDLVLPGEKPKTPQKQHQAEFGSPGAYFAEKTVRAVTSGGRAREATNATTLAAIEKRYGVPGEILLAIWGRETGFGAAKMPYDAFEVLGTKAFMSTKKDFFRTELLAALEIVQRGLAPVGAMKSSWAGALGQPQFMPTSFLKHAVDFDGDGRVDIWNSTPDVLASIANYLVHYGWVRGRGWGFEVTVPESVSCSLEGPDQGKKISEWAAMGIKRVGGKPFPASELNAEGFLLMPAGRSGPAFIATPNFYVLKEYNTSDLYALFIGHGADRIAHGDQTFSGNWGPVGDLHRSDIAGLQRTLEAKGYDVGSADGLPGFKTRRSIGKWQVKNGQAATCFPDAGLVAALK, from the coding sequence ATGGGTGTTGCGCGTCCTCTCAGGTTGGCTCTGCTTTCCTTTCTTGCAGTCATTCTCGCCGTCATCCTCATCGCCCCCGCCTCCGCCGCCAAGATCGACGACCAGTTCCGCACCTGGCTGCAGAACGACCTCTGGCCGGAGGCCAAGGCCAAAGGCATCTCCAAACAGACTTTCGATGCCGCCTTCGACGGCATAAAACCCAATTTGAAGCTGCCCGACCTTGTCCTGCCCGGCGAGAAGCCGAAGACGCCGCAGAAGCAGCATCAGGCCGAGTTCGGCTCGCCCGGCGCCTATTTCGCCGAGAAGACGGTTCGTGCGGTGACATCGGGCGGACGCGCGCGCGAAGCCACCAACGCCACGACGCTGGCCGCGATCGAAAAACGCTACGGCGTGCCTGGCGAAATCCTTCTGGCGATCTGGGGCCGGGAGACCGGTTTCGGCGCGGCGAAGATGCCTTACGATGCCTTCGAGGTTCTCGGCACCAAGGCGTTCATGTCGACCAAGAAGGATTTCTTCCGCACCGAGTTGCTTGCCGCGCTAGAAATCGTCCAACGCGGACTGGCGCCGGTCGGCGCGATGAAATCGTCCTGGGCCGGTGCGCTGGGCCAGCCGCAATTCATGCCGACCTCTTTCCTCAAGCATGCCGTGGATTTCGACGGCGATGGCCGTGTCGACATCTGGAACTCGACGCCCGACGTGCTCGCCTCGATCGCCAACTATCTCGTCCATTATGGCTGGGTGAGGGGACGCGGCTGGGGGTTCGAGGTGACCGTTCCCGAGAGCGTTTCCTGCTCGCTGGAAGGCCCCGATCAAGGCAAGAAGATATCTGAATGGGCGGCAATGGGCATCAAGCGCGTTGGCGGAAAGCCGTTTCCGGCGAGTGAGCTGAATGCGGAGGGCTTCCTACTGATGCCGGCCGGCCGCAGTGGTCCAGCTTTCATCGCCACGCCCAATTTCTACGTGCTGAAGGAATACAACACCAGCGACCTCTACGCGCTGTTCATCGGCCATGGTGCGGACCGCATTGCGCATGGCGACCAGACTTTTTCCGGCAACTGGGGACCGGTCGGCGATCTCCACCGTTCCGACATTGCCGGCTTGCAACGGACGCTGGAAGCCAAGGGCTATGATGTCGGCAGCGCCGACGGCCTGCCCGGCTTCAAGACCCGCCGCTCGATCGGCAAATGGCAGGTCAAGAACGGCCAGGCCGCGACCTGCTTTCCCGACGCCGGCCTGGTCGCCGCGCTGAAATAG
- a CDS encoding family 5 extracellular solute-binding protein, which yields MMMEKFALRSRILLAGAAMSALLLAGAPAGAVTPADTLVEGFAIDDIISMDPGEAFELSTAEVTGNTYDLLVRLDLSDTSKVKPDLAASWTVSDDGLTYTFKLKPGLKFASGNPITAADVAYSFERAVKLDKSPAFIIGQFGISGDNVTEKAKAVDDATFQFTVDKAYAPSFVLNCLSATVASVVDAKLVKEHVAAVTPSADYKWDNDFGNAWLKTGYAGSGAYKLREWRANEAVVMERNDNYYGEKAKLARVIYRNMKESSAQRLALEAGDIDVARNLEPNDLDAIAKNADLTTTSAPKGTVYYISLNQKNPNLAKPEVRQAFKYLVDYDALSTTILKGIGEIHQSFLPKGDLGAVDDNPFKLDVAKAKELLAKAGLPDGFSVTMDVRTGQPTTGMAESIQQTLGQAGIKLEIIPGDGKQTLTKYRARNHDIYIGNWGQDYFDPNSNAQTFASNPDNSDAGKSHTLAWRNSWDIPDLTKETEAALLEKDSGKRADMYKDLQKKILDTSPFVIIHQQLEVVGLRKNLKGLVLGPSFDTNFVGSVSKE from the coding sequence ATGATGATGGAAAAGTTTGCTCTACGCTCGCGCATCCTGCTTGCGGGTGCCGCCATGTCCGCGCTGCTTCTGGCCGGAGCGCCGGCGGGTGCGGTCACGCCCGCCGACACGCTGGTCGAAGGCTTCGCGATCGACGACATCATCTCCATGGATCCGGGCGAGGCGTTCGAGCTGTCGACCGCCGAAGTCACCGGCAACACCTATGATCTGCTTGTCCGCCTCGACCTCAGCGATACCTCCAAGGTCAAGCCGGATCTCGCCGCGAGCTGGACCGTTTCTGATGACGGCCTGACCTATACATTCAAGCTCAAGCCGGGCCTCAAATTCGCCTCGGGCAACCCGATCACCGCCGCCGATGTCGCCTATTCGTTCGAGCGCGCCGTCAAGCTGGACAAGAGCCCGGCCTTCATCATCGGTCAGTTCGGCATCAGCGGCGACAACGTCACCGAAAAGGCCAAGGCCGTCGACGACGCCACCTTCCAGTTTACCGTCGACAAGGCCTATGCGCCGAGCTTCGTGCTGAACTGCCTCTCGGCAACGGTCGCCTCGGTGGTCGACGCCAAACTGGTCAAGGAACACGTCGCGGCGGTGACGCCCAGCGCCGACTACAAATGGGACAATGATTTCGGTAACGCCTGGCTGAAGACCGGCTATGCCGGTTCCGGCGCCTACAAGCTGCGCGAATGGCGTGCCAACGAGGCCGTGGTCATGGAGCGCAACGACAATTACTACGGCGAGAAGGCCAAGCTCGCCCGCGTCATCTACCGCAACATGAAGGAAAGCTCGGCGCAGCGCCTGGCGCTCGAAGCCGGCGACATCGACGTTGCCCGCAACCTCGAGCCGAACGATCTCGACGCCATTGCCAAGAACGCGGATCTTACCACCACCAGCGCGCCGAAGGGCACGGTCTATTACATCAGCCTCAACCAGAAGAATCCGAACCTGGCCAAGCCCGAGGTACGCCAGGCCTTCAAATACCTGGTCGACTACGATGCGCTGAGCACGACCATCCTCAAGGGCATCGGCGAGATCCACCAGTCCTTCCTGCCCAAGGGCGACCTCGGCGCCGTGGATGACAATCCGTTCAAACTGGATGTCGCCAAGGCCAAGGAATTGCTGGCCAAGGCCGGCCTGCCCGACGGCTTCAGCGTCACCATGGACGTGCGAACGGGACAGCCGACGACAGGCATGGCGGAATCGATCCAGCAGACGCTGGGACAGGCCGGCATCAAGTTGGAGATCATTCCTGGCGACGGCAAGCAGACGCTGACCAAATACCGCGCCCGCAATCACGACATCTATATCGGCAATTGGGGCCAGGACTATTTCGATCCCAACTCCAATGCCCAGACCTTTGCCTCGAACCCCGACAATTCGGATGCCGGCAAGTCGCACACGCTCGCTTGGCGCAACAGCTGGGACATTCCGGACCTGACCAAGGAAACGGAAGCGGCCCTGCTGGAGAAGGATTCTGGCAAACGTGCCGACATGTACAAGGATCTGCAGAAGAAGATCCTCGACACCAGCCCCTTCGTCATCATTCACCAGCAACTGGAAGTGGTTGGTCTGCGCAAGAACCTCAAGGGCCTCGTGCTCGGCCCGAGCTTCGACACCAATTTCGTCGGGTCGGTCTCGAAGGAGTAA
- a CDS encoding DNA-binding protein, YbaB/EbfC family encodes MKDLLGLMGKAKEMQAKFQAMQDEIATVESVGHAGGGLVSVTLSGKFEMKVLKIDPSLFKEDDVEILEDLILAAHNDAKAKVEQIMQEKTKALTAGLPIPPGMKLPF; translated from the coding sequence ATGAAAGATCTTCTCGGCCTGATGGGCAAGGCGAAGGAAATGCAGGCCAAGTTCCAGGCCATGCAGGATGAGATCGCCACGGTCGAATCCGTAGGCCATGCCGGCGGTGGCCTGGTCAGCGTCACCTTGAGCGGCAAGTTCGAGATGAAGGTGCTGAAGATCGATCCGTCTCTGTTCAAGGAGGACGATGTCGAGATCCTCGAGGACCTGATTCTTGCCGCCCACAATGACGCCAAGGCCAAGGTCGAGCAGATCATGCAGGAAAAGACCAAGGCGCTGACCGCCGGCCTGCCGATCCCGCCGGGAATGAAACTGCCCTTCTGA
- a CDS encoding DNA polymerase III subunits gamma and tau, translating to MSEAGNSGPKSLEPKSPDNEKAAAYRVLARKYRPSNFSELVGQEPMVRTLTNAFATGRIAQAWMLTGVRGVGKTTTARILARALNYKTSSVDQPSVDLAVLGEHCQAIMEGRHVDVIEMDAASHTGIDDIRDIIERVRYAPVSARYKVYIIDEVHMLSTQAFNGLLKTLEEPPPHVKFIFATTEIRKVPITVLSRCQRFDLRRIDAGALVAHLSSIAAKEGISVDDDALAMIARAAEGSARDSLSILDQAIAHGAGSVSAEAVRAMLGLADRARIVDLFEHVMKGDVAAALAEFRTQYDTGADPAAVLTDLAEFNHLVTRLRFVPTAMDDASLSQDERERGADFARALSVRVLSRTWQMLLKGIPEVQSSNRPVSAAEMVLIRLAHAADLPTLDEALRSLDGAAPAQNGASRPNGAPAGSGNGNGGGASAVAQTRMPSGSGGAQTMRLVEATPAPAAFVAPPAPVSEPQQVPVRSLADIVALADAQRDIAFKVLVKRCIRPVRFEPGRIDVSLTDDAPKLLLNDLTTKLRAWTGRSWLVSLSKEEGGQTLAEMESTKRENAFLDAKSDPTVAAILARFPGAKIIDVRIPDAPEAETTEAEVPVEPPADDDET from the coding sequence ATGAGCGAAGCCGGAAATTCGGGGCCAAAAAGCCTGGAGCCAAAAAGCCCGGATAATGAAAAGGCTGCTGCCTACCGCGTTCTGGCGCGCAAATACCGCCCGTCGAATTTTTCCGAGCTGGTCGGCCAGGAGCCGATGGTACGCACCCTCACCAACGCCTTTGCCACCGGCCGCATCGCCCAGGCCTGGATGCTGACCGGCGTGCGCGGTGTCGGCAAGACCACCACCGCGCGCATCCTGGCGCGGGCGCTGAACTACAAGACATCATCCGTGGACCAGCCTTCGGTCGACCTTGCCGTGCTCGGCGAGCATTGCCAGGCGATCATGGAAGGCCGCCATGTCGACGTCATCGAGATGGACGCCGCCTCGCACACCGGCATCGACGACATCAGGGACATCATCGAGCGCGTGCGCTACGCGCCGGTCTCGGCCCGCTACAAGGTCTACATCATCGACGAAGTGCACATGCTGTCGACGCAGGCCTTCAACGGCCTGCTGAAAACGCTGGAAGAGCCGCCGCCGCACGTCAAATTCATTTTCGCCACCACCGAAATCCGCAAGGTTCCGATCACCGTCCTGTCGCGCTGCCAGCGCTTTGACCTCAGGCGCATCGATGCCGGTGCGCTGGTCGCGCATCTTTCCTCGATCGCCGCCAAGGAAGGGATTTCGGTCGACGACGACGCGCTGGCGATGATCGCGCGCGCCGCCGAAGGCTCCGCCCGCGATTCGCTCTCCATCCTCGACCAGGCGATCGCGCATGGCGCCGGCTCCGTCAGCGCCGAGGCCGTGCGGGCCATGCTGGGCCTGGCCGACCGCGCCCGCATCGTCGACCTGTTCGAACATGTGATGAAGGGCGACGTGGCGGCAGCCTTGGCCGAGTTCCGCACGCAATACGACACCGGCGCCGATCCGGCCGCCGTGCTGACCGATCTTGCCGAGTTCAACCACCTCGTCACCCGGCTGCGTTTCGTGCCGACCGCCATGGACGATGCTTCGCTGTCGCAGGACGAGCGTGAGCGCGGAGCCGATTTCGCCAGGGCGCTGTCGGTCAGGGTGCTGTCGCGCACGTGGCAGATGCTGCTCAAGGGCATTCCCGAGGTGCAGTCCTCCAACCGGCCGGTCAGTGCCGCCGAAATGGTGCTGATCCGGCTGGCGCACGCCGCCGACCTGCCGACATTGGACGAGGCGCTGCGATCATTGGATGGGGCGGCACCGGCTCAGAATGGCGCATCGCGCCCGAACGGCGCGCCTGCGGGTTCCGGCAACGGCAATGGCGGTGGTGCGAGCGCGGTGGCGCAGACGCGCATGCCGTCCGGGTCCGGTGGCGCGCAGACCATGCGGCTGGTCGAGGCCACGCCCGCGCCGGCCGCCTTCGTCGCGCCGCCCGCGCCGGTGTCCGAGCCGCAACAGGTGCCGGTCAGGTCGCTGGCAGACATCGTTGCCCTTGCCGACGCGCAGCGCGACATCGCCTTCAAGGTGCTGGTCAAGCGCTGCATCCGTCCCGTGCGCTTCGAGCCCGGCCGCATCGATGTCAGCCTGACCGACGATGCGCCGAAGTTGCTGCTCAACGATTTGACGACGAAACTGCGTGCCTGGACCGGCCGCAGCTGGCTGGTGTCGCTGTCGAAGGAAGAGGGCGGCCAGACGCTGGCCGAAATGGAATCGACCAAGCGCGAAAACGCCTTCCTCGATGCCAAGAGCGATCCGACGGTTGCCGCCATCCTGGCGCGCTTTCCCGGTGCCAAGATCATCGACGTGCGCATTCCCGACGCGCCGGAGGCAGAAACGACCGAGGCCGAAGTGCCGGTCGAGCCGCCGGCGGATGACGACGAGACCTGA
- a CDS encoding Syringopeptin synthetase C, translating to MVLPWLPERKRFITTVPTAIMPSRLDRLDSKNIALSRHSLSFGVWLKGRLRKLGVMASVRLATDMPCEVVWLQAARNRGDVMTPSNSGAFHRVTINRLPSHFDARPQAAARMRHFQAK from the coding sequence ATGGTGCTGCCGTGGTTGCCGGAGCGCAAGCGGTTCATCACCACCGTGCCGACGGCGATCATGCCGTCGCGGCTCGACCGGTTGGATTCGAAGAACATCGCCCTTTCCAGGCATTCCCTGTCCTTCGGCGTGTGGCTGAAGGGCCGGCTCAGGAAACTCGGCGTGATGGCATCGGTCAGGCTTGCAACGGACATGCCATGCGAGGTGGTCTGGCTGCAGGCGGCCAGGAACAGGGGAGACGTGATGACGCCGAGCAACAGCGGCGCCTTCCATCGCGTAACAATCAACAGGTTACCCTCTCACTTCGATGCCCGCCCCCAGGCTGCGGCAAGAATGAGACACTTTCAGGCAAAATGA
- a CDS encoding stress responsive alpha-beta barrel domain-containing protein, with the protein MIRHTVVFTLKHAPHSLEEKRFLVDAKKILTAIRGVTHFEQLRQISPKNDYRFGFSMEFADQAAYTRYNDHPDHVAFVRDRWVPEVEKFLEIDYVPLGAVI; encoded by the coding sequence ATGATCCGGCACACCGTCGTCTTCACGCTGAAGCATGCACCGCACTCGCTCGAGGAAAAGCGGTTCCTCGTCGATGCCAAGAAAATCCTCACCGCGATCCGGGGCGTCACGCATTTCGAACAGTTGCGGCAGATCAGCCCCAAGAACGACTATCGGTTCGGCTTCTCGATGGAGTTCGCCGACCAGGCCGCCTACACCAGGTACAACGACCATCCCGACCATGTCGCCTTCGTGCGCGACCGCTGGGTGCCGGAGGTCGAGAAATTTCTCGAGATCGACTATGTGCCGCTGGGCGCGGTGATTTGA
- a CDS encoding NUDIX hydrolase — MSFRLFDAPLREPSQFVGFAGNTIDRQSENRADDSVDKALADPTTRLLLMNGGRLHLKLGQGDRLDPWFGAADSEPFKPSFAGAVLLGFSEQGPVLAMPVAIDAEQLPETVKAIDYRSVYMQGLIDEAAAGAMAQGAALLAWHASHRFCSKCGTESQIRAGGYKRHCPNCGTEHFPRTDPVAIMLTATREKCLLGRGRHFAPGMYSALAGFIEPGETIEAAVRRETLEEAGIRLGRVVYHASQPWPFPYSLMIGCFGEPLNEDIQADLNELEDCRWFGRDEVRLMLAREHADNLVTPPKGAIAHHLIRAWVDSE, encoded by the coding sequence ATGAGCTTCCGCCTGTTTGACGCGCCTTTGCGCGAGCCGAGCCAGTTCGTCGGCTTTGCCGGCAACACGATCGACCGGCAATCCGAGAATCGCGCCGACGATTCGGTCGACAAGGCGCTGGCGGATCCAACGACGCGGCTGCTTTTGATGAATGGCGGCCGGCTCCACTTGAAGCTCGGCCAGGGCGACCGCCTGGACCCATGGTTCGGCGCCGCCGACAGCGAGCCCTTCAAGCCTTCCTTTGCCGGGGCTGTGCTGCTCGGCTTTTCCGAACAGGGGCCGGTGCTGGCGATGCCAGTCGCAATCGACGCCGAACAGTTGCCCGAGACCGTCAAGGCGATCGACTACCGATCGGTCTATATGCAAGGGCTCATCGACGAGGCGGCCGCCGGCGCCATGGCGCAAGGGGCTGCTCTGCTCGCCTGGCATGCCAGCCATCGTTTCTGCAGCAAATGCGGCACCGAATCTCAAATCCGGGCCGGCGGTTACAAGCGGCATTGCCCGAATTGCGGCACCGAGCATTTCCCGCGCACCGACCCGGTGGCGATCATGCTGACGGCCACGCGGGAGAAATGCCTGCTCGGGCGCGGCCGGCATTTCGCGCCGGGCATGTATTCCGCGCTTGCCGGCTTCATCGAACCGGGCGAGACGATCGAGGCGGCGGTGCGCCGCGAAACGCTGGAGGAGGCCGGCATCCGGCTCGGCCGCGTCGTCTACCACGCCAGCCAGCCCTGGCCGTTCCCCTATTCGCTGATGATCGGCTGCTTCGGCGAGCCGCTCAACGAAGACATCCAGGCTGACCTCAACGAGTTGGAGGACTGCCGCTGGTTCGGCCGCGACGAGGTGCGCCTGATGCTGGCCCGGGAGCATGCCGACAACCTGGTCACGCCGCCGAAAGGGGCGATTGCGCATCACCTGATCCGCGCCTGGGTCGACAGCGAATAG
- a CDS encoding HIT family hydrolase, diadenosine tetraphosphate hydrolase: MLPGLKAGFTLDARLEADSEQLMWLGLCELRVMNDRRWPWLLLVPQRPGAEEIHDMTPLDQAMLTFETNMVAQALKKVTGCTKINTGALGNIVRQLHIHIVARSEGDPGWPGPVWGHGLREPYQGSDLRRFAETIRAAL; encoded by the coding sequence ATGCTGCCGGGCCTGAAGGCCGGATTCACGCTGGATGCCCGGCTGGAGGCGGACAGCGAGCAGTTGATGTGGCTTGGGCTGTGCGAATTGCGGGTGATGAACGATCGCCGCTGGCCTTGGCTGCTTCTGGTGCCGCAGCGGCCAGGAGCGGAAGAAATCCACGACATGACGCCGCTCGACCAGGCTATGCTGACCTTCGAGACCAATATGGTGGCGCAGGCGCTGAAGAAAGTGACCGGCTGCACCAAGATCAACACCGGCGCGCTCGGCAATATCGTGCGTCAATTGCATATCCATATCGTCGCACGGTCCGAAGGCGATCCCGGTTGGCCCGGCCCGGTGTGGGGGCACGGCCTGCGCGAGCCCTATCAAGGTTCCGACCTGCGCCGGTTTGCCGAAACGATAAGGGCGGCGCTATAA